Genomic DNA from Gimesia aquarii:
AGAAACCAAAGGTAGTGCATTGATGGAATAACAACTCCCTCCTGCTGCGTTCACTTTCGCTTAACCGGGTAATGCATCCCTGCATCACTCATTATGACTTGTATACGATAATGATGTTTTCTGATCCACAATTGTGGTTAATAGTTCTTTCAATTGTTTTCATTGCGGCTTTGATTCAGGGTATCATCGGGTTTGGATATGCGATTGTCGCGATGGCTACTCTGCCGTTAGTGATTAATTTTCGCGAGGCAAACTTACTGGTCGCCTTCAGTATTGTATTGCCTGTCATCTGGATTTTCTGGAATTATCGTCGGCACTCTAATGCCCGGATTCTGGCAGGCGCGATTATTGGTTCGCTGATCGGCTTACCATTGGGTATGCTTGTCTTCACACTCGTTAAAATTGATCTTCTGGTGCGGGGCACCGGTCTGGTGATTCTGTTAATTACAATTGACGGATTTTTCAAACGAACACCCGCTGTTATGGAAGGACAGCAAAACCCAACATCTCTCTGGGGTACTTTTGCCGGTTTTTGTAGTGGATTCCTTGCGGGTACAACAAGTATTGCGGGGCCTCCGATCGTGATCTATGCAATTCGTCAACCCTGGACTCAAGATCAATATAAGGGGTTCATTTTCGGTTTTTTTATTTTGATCTCCATCTCTCGAGTCATTGGACTATCATTAATGGGATGGGCAACTTCAGAAGTGTTGCTAACCACCTGCATCCTTATTCCAGTTGTCATTTTGGGTATGAAACTGGGGACGCTTTTGGGACCACAAATTAATCCGGTGTTATTCAAACGATGTCTACTATCACTGCTGGGCGTTTTCTCGCTATATATGCTCATTATGGGCAGTTCGCCTCGTGCTGACTCCACTGAATTAAAAGTCGATCTTTCCAAACGCCCCTTCCTGAAAAAGCAAATAGACGATTAAGAATCAAACGAGTTCCTGTTCCGAATCCATTCAAGAACCTGTTGTTGTTCCCAGAGAAGATTGTTATCAATTTCGACCTGCTGTTCAATCATTTCAAGTTCATTAATCGTATCGACATCGGTCAAGAGGGGAAGTTTATGGATCTTCCCGCGTCTTTGAATCTGCTCAAGCAACTTTTCGGTAGTATTTGAAGCGCTATAGGGAATATTGAGCCATTCTTTCTGAGTCAGACTGACCTGGCTACCAAACAAATAAAAACCACCATCAATGGCTGGTCCAATTACGAATTGAGGCTGATCAGTTTTTTTTGAGAGGAGTTCAATGGCTTCTAACAGATAACTAACTGGAAGTTGAGGACTGTCCGCGCCAAGAAAGATAATATAATCGTGCGCATCGAACAGGCACTGATCAATGTGCGCCAGACGCATCCCTAAATCACCTGTTCCTTGAAAAACAGTGGAAAACTGTTTCCAGATCGGACTCGACAGCGCCGGTTCCTCAGCAACTGCCCAATAAGGAACAACAGGTTCTCGTTCTGAAACATATCGAACCACTGCCTCCACCGCTTTAGCTGAAAGTGTATGGAATTGTTCTGCCTGAGTTTGCCCGATGGATTGAGCCAATCTGGTTTTTAAAGGCGAAAAACCAGGAGTTTTTACGAAGATGGCGATTGCGCCTTGCCTTGCTACCATGAACCAATACGTTCTTTTAACAAAAGAATAAATTGTGGAATGGCCTGATTTACCGTAAGTACAAGATGCGTGGCAGTGATTTTCAACCAACCTTGTTGCTGATATTTTCTGGAACTGGTTTCAATCGTTGCTCCAGTGCATTTTAAACGAATTCTATTTCGTCGCGCTTTCCAGACCAAAAGATGGTCTTCTCCATAAGAGACCGATTCATCGTAACCACCAAGTTCAAAAAACAGATCACGTTTCAGACAAAGCCCCTGATCTCCAAATGGAATCCCCAAATAATGTGAACGAAAAAAAACCCCCCATCTGTTGAGTTGCATTAGAAAATGGCTCTGGTCATGAAATTTTAAATTAAAATAATGCAAAGCATCAGGGCTCGACTTCAAAGACTGTATCAAAAATCGAACTGCTGGTTCATTCAACCGCGAATCCGAATGCAAAAATAAAAGATAAGGACAATGCGATTCAGATGCCCCTCGGTTCATTTGAACTGCTCTGCCAGTCGAAGAACGATCCCAATGACTTCGACCACTAATCGCGAACTGATGTACCAGTTTTTCAAACTCAGTCGGTTGGTTACCATTACCGATAAATAAAAATTCAGTCGAGTCCGGAAAAAAAGGTAAATCCTTGATTAATGCTTTCCAATGATCTTCACCATCCAGAACAGGAATCACTACGGAAAGCTGAGGCTCTGAAACCATCTCGTGACTTGAACTCATTTTTTTCGGGTCGAACTTGTAAAATGTGATTTGATTCACAGTTTTTTTGTCCATAATAATGGATACTATAAATATCACAAAGTCGCTATCTCTCTGGAACAACAATATTTCTCGACTTCTTTGACATGATTATACTAACATGTCATTTAGATCTAGATCGTAATCAAGGTTCTTCCGGGAATTCAACAGACTGATATTGGAATTGAAAGGAACTCAGACAACCATGAATTCAGTGAACACACATCAGATTTCCACAGAAGAAGAATCTGTTTATTCACGTTACGCCGATGCTGCAAATCAAAAAGAACCAGCTCTGTGTTGCCCTGTTGAATACAACACCGAATACTTATCAATCATTCCCGAGGAAATTCTAGAACGTGATTATGGCTGTGGCGATCCGACTCCTTATCTTTCGGCAGGTGATACAGTTGTCGATCTGGGTTCAGGAGGTGGAAAAATTTGTTACATCGCCTCTCAAATTGTTGGAGCTGAAGGAAAAGTGATTGGAGTCGACTGTAATGCCGAAATGTTGTCACTAGCCAGAAAATACCAACAACAGGTTTCCGATCGACTGGGATTCGCAAATGTCGAATTCCGTTGTGGCTTGATTCAAGACTTAAAATTGGATCTAGATCAGCTAAATCAGGAATTGTCTTCCAACCCGATTGACAGTCATGCCCGTTGGCTGGCATTGAGGAATCTCGAAGAACGTCTACGTCAGGAAGCTCCCATGATTGTAGATGAGAGCGCCGACTGCGTCATTTCTAATTGTGTCCTGAATCTGGTCCGTGAAAGTGACCGCAGTCAACTGCTGGAAGAAGTCTTTCGCGTTTTAAAACGTGGTGGCAAAGCTGTGATTAGTGACATCGTCTGTGATGAAGACGTCCCCCAACACCTGAAACAAGATCCCACGCTCTGGTCGGGCTGTCTCTCAGGTGCTTTTCGTGAAGATGAGTTTTTAAAAGCGTTTGAGAATGCCGGCTTTCATGGCATCGAAATTCTCAAACGCGAAGAAACTCCCTGGCAAACCATTGAAGGAATTGAATTCCGCTCAATCACGGTCTCAGCCTATAAAGGCAAACAAGGACCGTGCCTCGAAAGAAATCAAGCAATGGTTTATCGTGGACCATTTAAAAAAGTTGAAGACGATGATAATCATATTTACTTTCGAGGACAACGAATTGCTGTTTGCGATAAAACCTATCAATTACTACAAGCTCCCCCTTATGAGGGACACTTTATTCCCGTTGAACCTTATCAGAATATACCTCTAGACGAAGCCCAGGAAATGGACTGTCGGCGAAATGTTGTTCGACACCCTCGAGAAACTAAGGGCAAAAACTATGATTTAACAAGTGAAATCATGGAATCCTGTTGCAGTCCTGATAGTGGGTGTTGTTAAATAAAAGACATGACAGAAGATTTCATTCTGCAATCATCTTATCAGGAAGATATATGGCTTCATTAACTCTACTGCGACAACATAGCAAACTCGCTGATCCTCAACAACAATTGCTTGTGTTAAACAATCAAAATCAGTACCCTGATTTTGACCAAAAGTTAGTGCAAAATCAGCTTCCGTCTCTGCAAGCAAACACAATTAATACGCTCCAGATGAATCTGGGAAAACTCTGCAACATGACCTGTGAGCATTGCCATGTTGATGCTGGTCCTGATCGCAGAGAGATTATGATTTGGGAGACGATTCAGGACTGCCTCAAAGCCTTAAAAAATTCTGGTTTTCAGACATTGGATTTGACAGGTGGAGCACCTGAGATGAACCCCCATTTTCGAGATTTGGTTGAAGAGGCCACTAAACTCAAAAAACAAATCATTGATCGCTGTAATCTGACAATCCTGTTAGCACCAGGTTATACGGATCTACCTGATTTTCTTGCAGCCCATCAAGTCGAAATTGTTGCTTCCCTTCCCTGTTACCTTGAAGAAAATACAGACGACCAAAGAGGTAACGGCGCATTTAAAAAATCAGTTCAAGCATTACAAAAATTGAATTCGCTTGGTTATGGCAAATCAAATTCAAAATTGAAATTAAGCCTGGTATATAATCCTGTTGGATTTTCATTACCCCCTGATCAATCGGAATTGGAGTTGGCTTATCGAAGAGAACTTAAAAAACAATTCGATATTGAATTCACAAATTTAATTACCATCACCAATATGCCCATCAGTCGATTTCTCAGTGAATTGGTTAACCAGGGGCAGCTTGAAGAGTATATGGAGCGACTCATCAATGCGTTCAATCCAGAGACAGTCTCCGGACTCATGTGCCGCTCTATTATATCAGTAGACTGGCAGGGTTATCTCTATGATTGTGACTTTAACCAAATGCTGAATCTTCCTGTCTCTGTCTCTACCAGACGACACATCCGAGATTTTCTCTACCATGAACTGAGTGAAAGAGAAATCGTAACCAACCAACACTGTTATGGCTGCACCGCGGGAGCCGGTTCCAGTTGTGGAGGGGCGATTCAAAGCCTCTAGATCTCAATGCTTTGCCGATCTGAGCCATGTTTTTTCGAGTCCAAACTGAGTATTGAATTGGCTTACTAACCATTAATACCTCGACTAAAAAGCCAAATCAGAGACTATTCATTTTGCCAGTACCATTAAACTCTAAGAGATTCCGGACTCGCAGATTACGTTGATTTTTTATTCCAAAAAATAAAAAAACTACGAGTTTTCTCTCATGTGATTCCACTACTCTGGCGGAAATATTTCTATATATTCTCAGTTCATTTTTTTCGCACTTGACAAAGCAAAATAAATATAATATTGGGAATATCGTGAACAATAAATTTCCCTGCAAAACAGGGAAAGTTCCCTCATGATTGTTAATGAAATCCCACGATTGAACATTGACATCAGGCTTTTAGTATTTGTAAAAAATCGTTTAGAAATTTGGAAAGATTGCACTAAAAACTACGAGGATCAAACTGTGTTATTAGCTGATTCAATTTTCATCGAATCCCCTGAAGAACTCGAAACTATTACCGAAGAGACTCCGACTGTTTTCATGTCGTTAGACGATGATGAGGAGAACATTGGCTTCGATGATCTGGAAGACCTTGATGATGAAGATTTCGATGACGATGATGAATTCGACGAAGATGATGAAGACGAATTCGATGATGAAGATGACGAGTTCGATGACGACGAAATTGAAGATGAAGATTTCGATGACGATGATGATGATTTTTAAATCACTCATCCATAAGTAAACAGGCTCACCATTGAATACCACCAAAGGTGAGCCTCAGACTAATGTTAACAGCCAGTCTCATACAACTCATTCTCTCGTGAGCGGCTTGAGTCACTTTGCTTCTACATGCCGCTTAGCTTCTAAAATTGAAAAGAAATAATTGTATGCAAGGATTGGTCGAAAAAATTAATGATGCTGTTGAATTTCTGAATCCACAAATTAAACAGTATCCCCAAATCGGTTTGATACTGGGTACAGGACTGGGTGATTTAAGCCAACAGATCAATCAAGACATCTCAATCAATTATGAGACGATCCCCCACTTTCCCCACTCAACAGTGGAATCACACGCCGGTCAGTTAGTATTTGGAACTCTCAACGGGACTACCATCGTCACAATGGAAGGTCGCTTTCATTACTACGAAGGTTACTCTATGAAAGAAGTCACGTTTCCCGTCAGAGTAATGAAAGCGCTTGGTGTTGAGACACTGATCATTACCAACGCTGCGGGAGGCATGAATCCCAATTATCAACTTGCTGATATTATGATCATTGAAGATCAAATCAACTTAATGGGGGACAACCCGCTACGAGGTATCAATGATGATCGATTGGGAGTTCGTTTTCCGGATATGAGTGAACCTTACGATCAGAGATTAATTAAGTTAGCCGAAGAAATGGCTCTTGAACTTAAGATTCGTACACAAACCGGATCTTTTGTAGCAGTAACCGGGCCGAACCTCGAAACCCGCGCCGAATACCGGATGCTGCGACAAATGGGGGCCGATTGTGTTGGGATGTCGACCGTCCCAGAATGCATTGTGGCCAACCATGCCTCAATGAAGGTTTTGGGACTTTCTGTAGTAACAGATATCTGTCTGCCTGATGCGCTCGAACCAGTGGAAATCAGCAAAATCTTGAAAGTCGCAGCAGATGGTGGCCAGAAATTAGCTCGCCTGATCCCTCAAATCATCTCAAAACTCTAAATGATCATTCTTTGCTTTTCCAGTCAGACTCTCAGACTCAAATGTCCTGAATGTACCAAATCTCAATCTGGATTAGAATAATAAGAGAGATACCAATCGACAAATCGGTTTACTCCCTGTTCAATTGTAGTTGATGGCGAAAAATGGATCGCCTGTTTTAGTTCAGAGATATCAGCGTAGGTTTCTAAAACATCCCCTGGTTGCATTGGATAGTTTTCACGAATCGCCTGCTTGCCAACTCGTTGCTCAATCACATCAATCAATTCTGAGATACCAATGGGTTGATGATTTCCGATGTTATAAAGCCTGTAAGGTGCTTCTGACTCGATATTCTCATTAGCGCAGGTACTTACTGACAGTTCTTGTCGACGACTAGGAATATCTTCCAACACACCCACCACACCGGTCACAATATCATCGATATAAGTAAAATCGCGTTTCAATTTTCCGTGATTAAATACTTTAATGGGTGTGCCTTCAAGAATCGCTTTAGTAAAAAGAAAGACCGCCATATCAGGTCGTCCCCACGGGCCATACACCGTAAAAAAACGCAAGCCTGTTGTCGGTAAATCATAAAGATGGCTATAACTATGTGCAATTAATTCATCAGCTCGTTTTGTAGCCGCATAAATGCTGATGGGATGATCCACACGATCACTTGTGGAATAGGGCGTCTTTCGATTCGCTCCGTAGACAGAACTGGATGATGCGTAAACAAAATGCCTAACCTGAGCTTCTCGACAATATTCCAAAAGATTGACAAAGCCTCCTACATTACTTTGTACATAATCCAAAGGCCTTTCCAGGGAGTTTCGTACCCCCACTTCTGCAGCCAGATGCACCACTTTTTCAAATGTGAATTGCTGGAATAGCTGTGATATTGATTTTACATCAGTAATATTAGTCTCAAGAAACTGAAATGCCTGTTCCTGTTGTAATTCCTGGAGACGGTCACGCTTTAATTGCACGTCATAATGTGCGTTCAAATTATCAATCCCAACCACATGGTACCCTTGAGAAAGAAGGCGGGACGCGACATGAAACCCAATAAACCCTGCTGCACCTGTCACCAAAATTTGGTTCATGATGTTTCCTGATTCATTAAGTCTTGATAGTAGGCTACTGTCTTGGTTAGCCCTTCCTGCAAAGAGACTTGAGGTTCCCAGTTCAAAATCGTTTTCGCTTTTGTGATATCAGGACAGCGTTTTTTGGGATCATCAGTCGGAAGAGGACGAGATTCTAACTTCGACTTTGATTTAACAATCTGAAGCACAGACTCTGCTAACTCTAACATACTATTCTCAATAGGATTTCCCAGATTGATAGGACCAGATGTCTCATCTTGTTCCATCATTTTCAAAAATCCATCGATCAAATCATCTACATAGCAGAACGAACGAGTTTGTGTTCCATCACCATAAATCGTAAGAGGCTGCCCCCTTAATGCCTGATTGATGAAATTTGAGACCACACGTCCATCATTGGGATCCATCCGTGGCCCATATGTATTGAAAATCCTCACTATGCGAATTGGGACTTGGTGTGCTTCATGATAATTCATACACAACGACTCGGCGATGCGTTTTCCTTCATCGTAACAACTTCGTGGACCAATAGGATTCACATGCCCCCAATACTCTTCAACTTGCGGATGTACTTCAGGATCGCCATAAACCTCAGAGGTTGAAGCATGTAATACTTTGGCTTGACAACGTTTTGCTAATCCTAAGAGGTTTACCATGCCTACGGTCGAGGTTTTAATGGTTTTAATCGGGTTATACTGATACGCAACTGGTGAAGCTGGACAAGCCAGATTATAAATTTCATTGACTTCCAAATGAATCGGATGGACAATGTCGTGCCTGATTAATTCAAATCGAGGATGTCCCATCAAATGGACGATATTTTGTTTACTTCCTGTAAAGAAATTATCCAGACAGATTACATACTTCCCTCTCTCAACCAGCCGGTCACAGAGATGACTTCCCAAAAAACCAGCACCACCGGTTACTAATACAGAATCCATCAGTTGTCTTTCGTCCTTCGATATATATTACTTTTAATTAATGTTGGGTGTAATTTAAGATACTCATTAGATATTAAGAACCAGTTCTTTTAGACTGCAGATTCAGTGCAACATTATTGATTATTTGATAAAGTAGTTGCTTATCGTGCTCGACTTCGAATTCCGATCTCTCAATTAACGTCTTATAAATTTTGTTGACTTCCTGAAGTTCTTTCGGAAGATTAATTCTTTCCTTTAGCTCTAATAAATTAGTTGCTCGTTGATGAAACGAGCGAGACAGAATGACCCACTCTGATCCCAGCCTTGCATGTTCACCCAAAACCAATTTCCCCGATACAAGCCCTTGATTCATTGTCGAAATCCCCCCCACTCCAAACGGCATATTGGCGTTTCGACATATCTCAGCCATTTTCTCAACCATGCCATTTGACATCAGTTCGAACATGAAATTAAGTTCTAAATCGAGATGTAAATCATTCAAACCAAAATGGACCTGACTCACACCGGGAACCCGAACAATTTCAGCCAGACCTTTCATAGCTCCCACCGTTTCAACTAATGGAACAACGGAGGCACGTTGATTTACGCGTTGACAAAACCAGTCTATTTCCTCAACAGACTGAAACATGGGAAGCATTAAACAATCTGCTCCCTGATCTAATATATTTTCAATTTCTTCAACTGAATCAGGATTAAGAGGATTGAGCCGTACCAAGACTTCTGCTTGATTCACAGCTGCTTTGACTCTGGAAATATTTTCCAAGCGATGCCGAGATATCACCGTGTCTCGGTCTCCCTGACGTTCAACTTTACCAAACACTTCCAAGTCAACGAAAATCCGGTCGACTCCACATTGATCGACATATTTAGCAATTTCTGGACAATCTGTGATAAATAAATACTTCATTTTACAAAAGCCTCCTTCGAAAATGAGGCAGATGATTTTTCAGAATTAATAAGGCAGCTCCGAAACAGACCAGTCCTAGAAGTACAGAAGAAATAATCAGTAAAAATGGCTCTGAAATAAACTTGACCATCATTGCTGAAAATGAAATCCCCAATAATGTTAGAAGGATTAAAGCAGTACAGTGCTTAAGCTTGACGCCATCAATAACAGAAACATTTAATTTTACATGCAATGAAATTGTCAAAGCTAAAAAGTGAATCCAGCTCGTAATAACAAAAGCAAGCATGACTCCAGAAACTCCCATTGAGTCTCTTAAAACCAGAGAAAGCAATATCAGACAACTCAATAATATAATGCTAATCTTGAATGGTACTAGTGTTTCATGTCTTGCATAAAACACATTCATTGTGAGAATCGACAGTATCAATGCTGGCATCGCAATGATAGCAATTTGCAATAACTTTGCAGTATTGGCAACATCTTCTGCCGTGAATAAGCCTCTTTTAAAAAGTAGAGAAACAACTGGTTCTGCACAACCATAAACGGCAACAGTAACTGGAATTGTTACTAAGACGATTAGCCCCGCTACCTGGCTGATTAATTTTGCAGCTTCGGCTGAGTCTCGTTCAGAAAAAATGCGACTTAACCGTGGAAATATTACCATTGTCAGTGCAGCCCCTAACAATCCACGTGGCAGTTCAACCAGCTTGAGTGCATACTCAAACAGACTGATCCCGCCTTCAAATGCTGAAGCAAAAGAACGTGAGACAACTGGAAATGCAACGACAACCCCAATTGCAGTCAGTGCATGGAAATATTTCAGGAATAGGCTCCGGCTCAAAGTAGAGAATTGCATTAACGATCGAAATCCACCATGAAACGTTCCAGCTACAAAACAGCTTATTATCTGTGTTAATAATCGAAATGAAACGGCCAGAACAACAGCCCATGCGACGACTGAGATACTTTCAGGTGTCACCCAGAAAAAAATTGCCACTAGCAAGATGACATTAAAAAATAAATTGCCAAATGCTGGAATCAATGGTTTGTGATGCCCTTGCAAGGCAGCTGCGGTGACCGCGGTAACAGCACAAATAGGAAAAGCGAATAAAACAATCAAAATCAGTTTACTAGCTTCATCAATCTGTGAAGGTGTAAACCCAGACGCTAATAGCTGAGTAAACCACGGTGAACAAATCGCCAAGACAAGTGCGAACAGACTGGACACCAGAGCTACAATAAAGAAGGATTGAACTATCAGTTGATTGGCGTTCTGTTCAGAAATATTTTGACTTCTCCGATGCATTTCAGGAACTAGTACGGCAGCCATAGCACCACCGATTAACATCGCATTTAAAATATCAGGGACGGATATTATGAGTATCGCAAGATCGTTCGCGTGTGATACTCCCAACACAGAAGCAAGCCCCAACACACGAAATAAGCCAGTCAATCGCCCCAACAATATCGCGACGGCAACTAACATTGCGGCTAGTGAAAGTGACCTCCCCATCATTTGATCTAAACCCTTCCTGAAATCTGAGAAGGTTCCTCAAATAATGTCAAAGTCCGCTCAATCCGTTGCATAAAGATTTTCCAATCCTTCGGAGTTGTCTCTTCAATACCATGCTATGTTAAATTGTATAACGTTCTTCATTGAAAAAATGAATATTACGTCCAACCCACTCAGCAGTCTTCGCTAAGCCACTTTTGAATGAGACCTGGCTTTTCCAACCGGTTAATTGATGAATTTTGGTGTTGTCAGCTAACAGACGATTGACCTCACTTTTTTCTGGTCGAACTCGATCCTCATCACAGATAATGGGAACTTCGCATCCAGTCACTTCCATCAGTAT
This window encodes:
- a CDS encoding purine-nucleoside phosphorylase, which encodes MQGLVEKINDAVEFLNPQIKQYPQIGLILGTGLGDLSQQINQDISINYETIPHFPHSTVESHAGQLVFGTLNGTTIVTMEGRFHYYEGYSMKEVTFPVRVMKALGVETLIITNAAGGMNPNYQLADIMIIEDQINLMGDNPLRGINDDRLGVRFPDMSEPYDQRLIKLAEEMALELKIRTQTGSFVAVTGPNLETRAEYRMLRQMGADCVGMSTVPECIVANHASMKVLGLSVVTDICLPDALEPVEISKILKVAADGGQKLARLIPQIISKL
- the murJ gene encoding murein biosynthesis integral membrane protein MurJ; the protein is MMGRSLSLAAMLVAVAILLGRLTGLFRVLGLASVLGVSHANDLAILIISVPDILNAMLIGGAMAAVLVPEMHRRSQNISEQNANQLIVQSFFIVALVSSLFALVLAICSPWFTQLLASGFTPSQIDEASKLILIVLFAFPICAVTAVTAAALQGHHKPLIPAFGNLFFNVILLVAIFFWVTPESISVVAWAVVLAVSFRLLTQIISCFVAGTFHGGFRSLMQFSTLSRSLFLKYFHALTAIGVVVAFPVVSRSFASAFEGGISLFEYALKLVELPRGLLGAALTMVIFPRLSRIFSERDSAEAAKLISQVAGLIVLVTIPVTVAVYGCAEPVVSLLFKRGLFTAEDVANTAKLLQIAIIAMPALILSILTMNVFYARHETLVPFKISIILLSCLILLSLVLRDSMGVSGVMLAFVITSWIHFLALTISLHVKLNVSVIDGVKLKHCTALILLTLLGISFSAMMVKFISEPFLLIISSVLLGLVCFGAALLILKNHLPHFRRRLL
- a CDS encoding aldolase/citrate lyase family protein → MKYLFITDCPEIAKYVDQCGVDRIFVDLEVFGKVERQGDRDTVISRHRLENISRVKAAVNQAEVLVRLNPLNPDSVEEIENILDQGADCLMLPMFQSVEEIDWFCQRVNQRASVVPLVETVGAMKGLAEIVRVPGVSQVHFGLNDLHLDLELNFMFELMSNGMVEKMAEICRNANMPFGVGGISTMNQGLVSGKLVLGEHARLGSEWVILSRSFHQRATNLLELKERINLPKELQEVNKIYKTLIERSEFEVEHDKQLLYQIINNVALNLQSKRTGS
- a CDS encoding sulfite exporter TauE/SafE family protein, which codes for MMFSDPQLWLIVLSIVFIAALIQGIIGFGYAIVAMATLPLVINFREANLLVAFSIVLPVIWIFWNYRRHSNARILAGAIIGSLIGLPLGMLVFTLVKIDLLVRGTGLVILLITIDGFFKRTPAVMEGQQNPTSLWGTFAGFCSGFLAGTTSIAGPPIVIYAIRQPWTQDQYKGFIFGFFILISISRVIGLSLMGWATSEVLLTTCILIPVVILGMKLGTLLGPQINPVLFKRCLLSLLGVFSLYMLIMGSSPRADSTELKVDLSKRPFLKKQIDD
- a CDS encoding TIGR04283 family arsenosugar biosynthesis glycosyltransferase, which gives rise to MDKKTVNQITFYKFDPKKMSSSHEMVSEPQLSVVIPVLDGEDHWKALIKDLPFFPDSTEFLFIGNGNQPTEFEKLVHQFAISGRSHWDRSSTGRAVQMNRGASESHCPYLLFLHSDSRLNEPAVRFLIQSLKSSPDALHYFNLKFHDQSHFLMQLNRWGVFFRSHYLGIPFGDQGLCLKRDLFFELGGYDESVSYGEDHLLVWKARRNRIRLKCTGATIETSSRKYQQQGWLKITATHLVLTVNQAIPQFILLLKERIGSW
- a CDS encoding SDR family NAD(P)-dependent oxidoreductase: MNQILVTGAAGFIGFHVASRLLSQGYHVVGIDNLNAHYDVQLKRDRLQELQQEQAFQFLETNITDVKSISQLFQQFTFEKVVHLAAEVGVRNSLERPLDYVQSNVGGFVNLLEYCREAQVRHFVYASSSSVYGANRKTPYSTSDRVDHPISIYAATKRADELIAHSYSHLYDLPTTGLRFFTVYGPWGRPDMAVFLFTKAILEGTPIKVFNHGKLKRDFTYIDDIVTGVVGVLEDIPSRRQELSVSTCANENIESEAPYRLYNIGNHQPIGISELIDVIEQRVGKQAIRENYPMQPGDVLETYADISELKQAIHFSPSTTIEQGVNRFVDWYLSYYSNPD
- the arsS gene encoding arsenosugar biosynthesis radical SAM (seleno)protein ArsS (Some members of this family are selenoproteins.), with product MASLTLLRQHSKLADPQQQLLVLNNQNQYPDFDQKLVQNQLPSLQANTINTLQMNLGKLCNMTCEHCHVDAGPDRREIMIWETIQDCLKALKNSGFQTLDLTGGAPEMNPHFRDLVEEATKLKKQIIDRCNLTILLAPGYTDLPDFLAAHQVEIVASLPCYLEENTDDQRGNGAFKKSVQALQKLNSLGYGKSNSKLKLSLVYNPVGFSLPPDQSELELAYRRELKKQFDIEFTNLITITNMPISRFLSELVNQGQLEEYMERLINAFNPETVSGLMCRSIISVDWQGYLYDCDFNQMLNLPVSVSTRRHIRDFLYHELSEREIVTNQHCYGCTAGAGSSCGGAIQSL
- a CDS encoding TIGR04282 family arsenosugar biosynthesis glycosyltransferase — its product is MVARQGAIAIFVKTPGFSPLKTRLAQSIGQTQAEQFHTLSAKAVEAVVRYVSEREPVVPYWAVAEEPALSSPIWKQFSTVFQGTGDLGMRLAHIDQCLFDAHDYIIFLGADSPQLPVSYLLEAIELLSKKTDQPQFVIGPAIDGGFYLFGSQVSLTQKEWLNIPYSASNTTEKLLEQIQRRGKIHKLPLLTDVDTINELEMIEQQVEIDNNLLWEQQQVLEWIRNRNSFDS
- a CDS encoding methyltransferase domain-containing protein; its protein translation is MNSVNTHQISTEEESVYSRYADAANQKEPALCCPVEYNTEYLSIIPEEILERDYGCGDPTPYLSAGDTVVDLGSGGGKICYIASQIVGAEGKVIGVDCNAEMLSLARKYQQQVSDRLGFANVEFRCGLIQDLKLDLDQLNQELSSNPIDSHARWLALRNLEERLRQEAPMIVDESADCVISNCVLNLVRESDRSQLLEEVFRVLKRGGKAVISDIVCDEDVPQHLKQDPTLWSGCLSGAFREDEFLKAFENAGFHGIEILKREETPWQTIEGIEFRSITVSAYKGKQGPCLERNQAMVYRGPFKKVEDDDNHIYFRGQRIAVCDKTYQLLQAPPYEGHFIPVEPYQNIPLDEAQEMDCRRNVVRHPRETKGKNYDLTSEIMESCCSPDSGCC
- a CDS encoding UDP-glucuronic acid decarboxylase family protein; translation: MDSVLVTGGAGFLGSHLCDRLVERGKYVICLDNFFTGSKQNIVHLMGHPRFELIRHDIVHPIHLEVNEIYNLACPASPVAYQYNPIKTIKTSTVGMVNLLGLAKRCQAKVLHASTSEVYGDPEVHPQVEEYWGHVNPIGPRSCYDEGKRIAESLCMNYHEAHQVPIRIVRIFNTYGPRMDPNDGRVVSNFINQALRGQPLTIYGDGTQTRSFCYVDDLIDGFLKMMEQDETSGPINLGNPIENSMLELAESVLQIVKSKSKLESRPLPTDDPKKRCPDITKAKTILNWEPQVSLQEGLTKTVAYYQDLMNQETS